The nucleotide sequence TCGATCCCGGCCGCAATAGCCCCTGCCCCTGCGGCCGCGGGCGCAAATTCAAACACTGCTGTGGATAGGGGGGCTCATGCTGCTGCACGCCGAAACCTCATCACTGGTGCTGGTGGATTATCAGGCCCGGCTGTTGCCGGCCCTGCACCATGGCCAGCGGGCACTCGACCAGGCGCTGCGGCTGGCGCAGCTGGCGCGCCTGGCAGGCGTGCCAGCCGTTGCCACCGCGCAATACCCGCACAAGCTGGGCGACAATCCCGCCGCGCTCACCGCATTGACGGGACGGACGCTCAGCAAACAGCATTTCGATGCCTGTGCCGACGGTCTGGTCGATACCCTCCCCGCGCACCGCAGCGAGATCGTGCTGGCCGGGTGTGAAACCCATGTCTGCCTGTTGCAGACAGCCTGCGGCCTGCTCGCCCGTGGCTACGGGGTCTGGGTGGTGGCCGACGCCTGCGCCTCACGCCGCGACAGCGACCATCAGCTGGCCCTGGCCCGCCTGCGTGACAACGGCGCACGCGTGATCAGCACCGAGATGGCCGGCTTCGAATGGCTACGCCACGGCGAACACCCCGCGTTTCGCGATGCGCTGTCACTGATCCGGCCACTTTAGCGCGTCCCCCCGGCCTCTGTGCTACCATGCCGAATCCCCTGGACCACCCGGTCCGCACTGACCAGACCGAGACGCGTCTTGCCGCTGTCCAACGCCACGAAATCCGATCTGCTGCTGGTCCTGGTGACACTGCTGGCGGCAGCCGGCTGGGTGTTCTCCCAGGAAGCGGTGCGCCTGATGCCGCCGCTACTGTTTATGAGCCTGCGTTTTCTGGTGGCCGGCAGCCTGCTGGCGCTGGCCGGCCATCGCCAGTTGCGCCGCATGAGTGGCGAGCAGGTAGTGCGCAGTCTGCGAGTGGGGCTGGTGTTCGGGCTCGGCATGAGTTGCTGGGTGATGGGCCTGCACTTCGGCAAGCATCTGGGCGAAGGCGCATTCCTGGCCAGCCTGGCCGTGGTGATGGTGCCGATCATTGCCCGCGTTGTGTTCGGCGAGGTGCCGCCGCCGACCACCTGGCTGGCACTGCCGGTGGCGGTCGGCGGGCTGGCGTTGCTGTCGCTCAATGGCGGGCAGTTCCAGCCGGAAGCCGGGCAGTTGTTCTTCCTGGCAGCCGCGATGATCTTCGCGCTGTATTTCACACTCAATACGCGAGCCGCCAATTCGCACACCGTCACCACCGCACGCGGGGTGCTGCAACGGGAAAAAATCCCGGTGCTCGGCCTCACCGCCCTGGCGCTGATCACCGTCGGCCTGGTGACCGGGCTGTTGTCGCTGCTGGTCCGCGAACCCTGGCGCCCCACCCTGACGCATCTGCACGGCGCCCTGGCCGGCTGGCTGCTGGCCAGCGCCCTGGTTGCCACGGCGGCGCGGTTCTTCGTGCAGACCTATGCCCAGAGCCTGTCCAGCCACAGCCACGGCGTGGTGATCCTGGTGCTGGAACCGATCTGGGTAGCGCTGTTTGCCGCGCTGTGGTTTGACGAGAGTATGTCCGGCACACAGCTGGCCGGCTGCGGGATGATTTTTCTGTCGCTGCTGATCAATCGCTGGAGCGCGATCAGCAAGCTGCTCAAGCAGTGGCTGTAGCCCGGCCGAGGATGACCGGCTCCTGTTCCAGCGTAACCCCGAACAGCGCCTGCACGCTGTCCCGCACAGCTTGCGCAAAAGCCAGCACATCTGCACCAGTGGCCCCGCCGTAATTCACTAGCACCAGCGCCTGTTGTGCGTGCATGCCCAGGGCGCCCTCGCGGCGCCCTTTCCAGCCCGCCCGCTCAATCAGCCAGCCAGCTGCAAGCTTGGCGCGACCATCCGGTTGCGGGTAGGCAACGATGTCAGGCCAAGTGGAACGCAAACGTGCCAACGTAGCGGCATCCACCACCGGGTTCTTGAAAAAGCTGCCGGCGTTTGGCAGTTCGGCCGGATCAGGCAGCTTGCTGCGGCGCAATGCACAGACGATCTCGCGCAGCCCCTGCGCGTTGCGCGCGGCTTCGGGCAACGCGGCGAAGCGTTCGGCGAGGTCGGCATAGCCCAGCGTCAGTTCAGGCTCGCGCCGCAACTGCAGACGTAGCCGGGTGATCAGCCATTGCCCGGCTTCGGCACTCTTGAAGCGACTGTCGCGATAAGCGAAGCCACACTCTGCCGCAGTAAAACGACGGGCCTCGCCATCACGCAGCGACACCGCATCCAGCGACACCAGCACGTCGCCCAGTTCAACGCCATAGGCGCCGATATTCTGCACCGGCGCGGCGCCACAGCTGCCGGGAATCAGTGACAGGTTTTCCAGCCCCTGCCAGCCCGCGGCCAGCGTGCGCGCCACCACACTGTCCCACTCTTCACCAGCACCCACTTCCACCAGGCCGTCATCGGACAGCGTCGCCAGGCCACGCAGGCATGGCCGGATGACCAGGCCATCGATATCGCCGCGCAGCACCAGATTGCTGCCCCCCCCGATGACAGTGCGCGGCAACCCGGCCCACCGCGTGTCACACAGCAAGGCGACCAGCGCCGCGTCTGATGCCGGCTCCGCCAGCCATTCGGCGCGCGCCGGCAGCCGTAGCGTATTGAAGGTATCGAGGGAGCAACCGGGGCGGACCTGCATCAGCCCAGCCCGTGTTCGCGACGCAGGTGCGCCAGCAGGCCATCGCAGGCACCTTCGATCAGGTCCAGCACGGTATTGAACCCGTCGCGGCCACCATAGTATGGATCCGGCACTTCGGTCGGGGCCGGGCCGGGATGAAACGCCATGAACAGGCCGAGGTGACCACTGAAACCGTCCGGGCGCATGGCCTGCAGGTCGTGCAGGTTGGCATGGTCCATCGCCAGCACGTAGTCGAAATGGTGGAAGTCCGTCGTCGCCACCTGGCGCGCGCGCAGCGCGGACAGGTCATAACCACGCTGGCCAGCCGCCTCGCCTGAACGCGGGTCCGGCGCCTTGCCGATATGCCAGTCACCGGTGCCGGCGCTGTCGATGCGCAACTGCTCGAGCAATCCGGCGGCTGCGGCGCGCTGCCGGAACACCGCTTCCGCCGTGGGCGAACGGCAGATATTGCCGAGGCAGACAAACAGGATCGATACCGTCATGCCGCACCGCCCAGCAGCGCACGCATCCGCTCCAGGTCGGCCTGTGTATCGACCCCTCCCGGCACGTCTTCGCAGGCGGGCTGCACGTGAACCGGCACACCGTGATACATCGCGCGCAGCTGTTCCAGCGACTCGATACGTTCCAGTGGTGCCGGCTCCCAGCCCACGTAACGGTTCAGCAGACTGACACGGTAGGCGTAGATACCGATATGCCGCCACCACTGCCCGGCCGGCAGCGGGTCGGGCTGGTCACCGCCAGCGAAACCGTCGCGGTGCCAGGGCATTGGCGCCCGGCTGAAATACAGCGCGCGGCCATGTACGTCGAACACCGTCTTGACGATATTCGGATTGAACAGGTCTTCGCTGGTGGTGATCGGCTCGCACAATGTGGCAATACCGAAACCGGGATGTGCGGCAAGATTCGCCGCCACCTGGTCAATCACCGCCGGCGGAATCAGCGGCTCGTCGCCCTGCACATTGACCAGGATGTCATCATCGGTCAGGCGCAATTGCGCCGCCACTTCCTGCAGCCGGTCTGTGCCGGAGGGATGATCTGCCCGCGTCATCAGCACATCGCCACCCTGCGCGCGCACGGCTTCAGCGACACGCTCGTCGTCGGTCGCCACCCAGACTTCATCCGCGCCGCTGTCCAGGCAGCGCTCGCGCACATGCAGCACCATCGGCTTGCCGCCGATGTCTGCCAGTGGCTTGCCCGGCAACCGGCTGGCGCCGAAGCGGGCGGGAATCACGATGCGAAAACTCATGTCAGCACTCGTCGAGAAATGATCGTCGAAAAACAGTCAGTCCGGCGTCGTATGACGCTCGATCGCAGTGCGCAGCACCTCGCCGGCAAACCCCGGCGGCAGTATCGCGCGTACCGGCAACACCCACAGGCGTTCGCTGAGCAGGTCGTTGCATTTCACCAGGTCCTTTTCCGTCATGACCACCGGCAGGTCCCCGGGGAAATCCAGGTCGCCGGCACGATACTGGTGGTGATCGGGAAAGGCATGCGGTGATACCTGCAAGCCGGCCTGGGTGAGTGTGTTGAAGAACCGTTCGGGATGACCGATGCCGGCCACCGCGTGCGCAGCCACATATTGCCGGGTGAAGGATTCCAGCGACAACTGCCGGCCTGTCGCCGCATTGACCAGTGCCCCGGGCGCCAGTTGCATGCTGACCGCACCAGGCCAGTTTTCTGCCTGGGCCGGCTCGCCATTGATGACCACATAATCCACCTGCCGCAAGCGCGTGGCCGGTTCGCGCATCGGGCCCGCCGGCAGGCAGCGGCCATTGCCGAGGCCGCGTGCACCATCCAGCACCGCCAGTTCAGCGGTACGCGGCAACGCGTAATGTTGCAGGCCGTCATCGCTGATCACCAGGTCAGGCTTCAGTGCCAACGCTGCCTCCAGCGCCCGGCGGCGGCGGGGATCAATGATGACCGGCACCCCCGTCAGGCGCGCCAGCAGCAGCGGCTCGTCGCCACACAAGGAGGCGCTCTGGTCAGCCGTCACCCGCCAGGGGAAAGCAGGCGGCCGCGCGCCGTAACCGCGTGAAATTACCACCACTGACAGCTCCAGGTCCGCCGCCGCCTGGCACAGCGCCGCCACCAGCGGTGTCTTGCCGGTGCCGCCAACGGTGACGTTGCCCACGACCAGTACCGGCACTGGCGCAACCGGGGGACGTTCCCGGAAACGCCGCAGCCGGCGCGAGGACACCCAGCCTGTCAGGCGCCCCAGCGGCCACAGCGGTGCCAGCCACGGTGCATTGTCGTACCAGGCGGCATTGACCAGCGCACTCAGATAGCGCTTCACGCGATCAGCTGTCCGCGAAGTTCATCTGGTGCAGCTGGCTGTACAGGCCATTCTGCGCAATCAGTTCCGCATGGCTGCCGCTTTCCATCAGCCGGCCCTGGTCAAGCACCAGAATACGGTCGGCTTTTTCGATGGTAGAGAGCCGGTGGGCAATCACGATGGTGGTGCGTCCCTTCATCACACGCTCCAGTGCCTGCTGGATAAAATGTTCAGACTCGTTGTCCAGTGCCGACGTCGCCTCGTCGAGGATCAGGATCGGCGCGTCCTTGAGCAGTGCCCGGGCAATCGCCAGCCGCTGTCGCTGCCCGCCGGAAAGCTGCACACCGTCCTGGCCCACTTCGGTGTCCAGGCCACGTTCCAGTTTGCTGATGAAATCCCAGGCATAGGCGTCCTTCGCCGCGCGGATGATCTCGTCGTCGGTGCAGTCACGCAGTTCGCCGTAGGCAATGTTGTTGCGTATGGAATCGTTAAACAGCACGACTTTCTGCGTCACCATGGCAATCTGGCGCCGCAGGTCCAGCATCGGGTAGTCGGTGATCACCCTGCCATCAAGCAGGATGCTGCCCTGGTCCGGTTCGTAGAAGCGTGGCACCAGTGCGGCGATGGTGCTCTTGCCTGCCCCGGAACGACCGACCAGCGCCACGGTTTCGCCCGGACTCACGCGGAACGACAACTGCTTCACGACCGGCGCATCCGGCACATAGCCGAAGCTGACATCACGGAATTCCAGCTCGCCCCGGGCACGGGTCAGCGGCACGGTGCCGTGGTCGGGCTCCGGCGGACGGTCCATCAGTTCAAACAATGACGCCGCACCGGTGACACCGCGCTGCACTTTTACGTTCACATCAGTGAGTTGCTTGATCGGCTTCTGGATCAGGCCCACGGCGGCGATGAAGGCCAGGAATTCACCCACGGTGATCGCCTCGCCCATGATCTGGATATACAGATAGGTAATGACGCCGACGCCGATGGCGACCACCAGTTGCACCGTCACCGTGCTGGTGACCTTGCTCACTTCCATTTTCACATGCTGTTTCTGGAAACGGCGGCTGGCCTTTTCAAAGCGTTCTTCTTCCAGTTGCTGCCCGGAGAAAATCTTCACCGGCTGGTTGCCTTCGATGGCCTCACCGAGGAATTGCGTGATGCTGCCCATGCTGCCCTGGATACGGCGGCTAATGACGCGAAAGCGCTTGCTCATGTAGTTCACCATCAGGGCAATGATCGGCCCGACAGTGAACAGGATCATGGTCAGTTTCCAGTTGCTGTACAGCAGGTACCCGAGCAGGCCGACGACAGTAAGGCCCTCGCGCAGGATTACCGTCACGGCATCGGTGCCCGCCGCCGTGACCTGTTGCGCGTCGTAGATGATCTTGGACATCAGGTGCCCGGAGGAGCTCTGCTGGTATTCCCGCGTAGGCAGGCGCAACACATGGGTAAAGGTTTCATTGCGCAGTTCGTAGACGATGCGCTGGCCCACCCAGGTAATGCAATAGGCGCCGAGAAACTGGCCAATGCCCTGGACCAGATTGATCACAAAGGGTGCCACGCAGATAACCAGCACCATGTGCGGTGTCGGGTTCTCGATCGTTTCGGTGATAACGCGCATCATCTCCGCGATCAGCGGCTGCATGCCGGAATAGATCAGGTATCCGAGCACACTCCCGGAGAGCACCCACCAGTGACGGCGGGTGTATTGCAACAGCCGCTTGTAGGTTTGCCAGGTGGTATCCGGCGGTTGGCTCATGGGTGGGGGTTACTCCTCATACTCAGATATCGCCCATCGTGTTCAGTCGGCGGCGGGTTCCTGCGTCGTGATGGTGATATTGACGAAACCAAGCTGCCCGGCCACGTCCATCACCCGCACCACCGACTGGTGGGAGCTGTCGGCGTCGGCGGTAATCATCAGCGGCCGGTCCGTGCCCTCGCGGGACAGCGCCAGCAGCGCCGAACGCAGTGTGTCTGCATCGGCACGCACCAGTTGCTCGCCGTTGATACGATACTCGCCGGCAGCGCTGATCACGACCTCGACCTGATCCGTCATCTCCGCCTGCGGCAGGCCGCTGGCTTCCGGCAGCACCACACCCAGCCGCGTTTCGCGGGTGAAGGTGGTGGACACCATAAAGAAGATCAGCAGCAGAAACACCACATCAATCAGCGGCGTCAGGTTCACCGACACCTCATCCAGGCGTTGGCGACGGAACTTCACGATGCGGCCTTCCCTTCACGCGGTGCCTGCTCGGCGCCGTGCATCCAGTCGAGCAGCTGCACCGCTGCCTGCTCCATACCGACGGTGATTTCATCCACCCGACGAACAAAGAAGCGATGGAAGAACAATGCCGGGATCGCCACGCTCAGACCGGCAGCGGTGGTAATAAGTGCCGTGGAAATACCTCCGGCCAGCCGGCCGGCATCACCACTGCCCTGCACCATGATCACCGAGAACACATCGATCATACCGATCACGGTGCCCAGCAGGCCCAGCAACGGCGCAATGGCCGCGATGGTGCCCAGGGTGTTCAGGAAGCGCTCCATGTCGTGCACTTCCTGGCTGGCGGCTTCTTCAATCCGCTCCTTGCTGACATCACGGCTGGCTGCCCCGCTGGCCAGCCCCGCAGCCAGGATGCGGCCCAGGGGAGAATTACCGCGCAGCGCCTGCAGGTAATTGCGGTCGACCTTGTTCTTCTGCCAGCTGCCGCGTACCTGGCCGAGCAACTCCGCCGGCGCCAGCCGCGACGGGCGCAGGCTCCAGAAACGCTCCACCACGATGGCCAGCGCCACCGCAGAACACAACAGAATCGGGACCATCATCCAGCCCCCCGCCAGCACTATCTCCAGCATGCCTTTTCCCCTTCTGCGGTCACGCTCATTCAGCTTGCCTCACGGCGTGTGCTGTGTGGCCGCGGCCTGCGGCCGCCACGGGCGCGGATACCGCGCGCGCCACAACAATGGCGCCGGATTATGGGAGCCATGCAGGCTGAATACAATCATGCCGGTCTCAGAACTGACCAGCAGCGGGACACCCAGGGCGGCGTAACGTGCGCGCACGTTCTGCGCCGGATGACCGAAGCGGTTCGCATGGCCTGCACTGGCGAATGCCCAGCGCGGCTGCGTCGCGCGCAACAGTGCATAGGACGAACTGGTCGCACTGCCATGATGCGGCACCTGCAGCACCGTCACGGGCGACAGGTCCCCCCAGGCCGCCAGCCTGTATTCCACGGGCCGGGTAATGTCGCCGGTCAGCAGCACTGTCCCGCCTCGCCCCCGGACACGCACGACGCAGCTGCGGTTGTTGCGCTGCACCAGCGGCAGCGCTGGCGTCGGCCAGAGCACCTCCAGGCTGACACCATCCAGCGACCAGTACTGCCCGCGCAGGCAGCGGCGGGTCCCGGACGGTGGACGCTCATCGCTGCTGTAAAGGCCCTGCGCCGGCAACAGCCCGTCAAGGCCGGGCAACCCGCCCGCGTGATCGCTGTCGCCGTGGCTGATGAACGCCAGCGTCACCGGCCGTCGCTGTTTCAGCAGCCAGGGGCGCAGCACCTGCTCGCCAGCGTTACCGCCGGCCCAGCCCGGCCCCAGATCGTACAGCACCAGGTGCCGGCGGGTACGGATCGCCAGCGCCTGCCCCTGCCCCACATCAAACACCACCAGGTCGAAATCACCTTCCGCCAGCGGCGCTCCGGCTGGCCAGCACCAGGGCAGCAACAGCAGCGGCACCCACCAGCGTGGCCACGGCCCCGGCGGGCGACACACCAGCAGGCAGGCCAGCAATACTGCCAGCGCGGCTGCCAGCGACGCGGGTGGCGGC is from Isoalcanivorax pacificus W11-5 and encodes:
- a CDS encoding isochorismatase family protein, which produces MLLHAETSSLVLVDYQARLLPALHHGQRALDQALRLAQLARLAGVPAVATAQYPHKLGDNPAALTALTGRTLSKQHFDACADGLVDTLPAHRSEIVLAGCETHVCLLQTACGLLARGYGVWVVADACASRRDSDHQLALARLRDNGARVISTEMAGFEWLRHGEHPAFRDALSLIRPL
- a CDS encoding DMT family transporter — encoded protein: MPLSNATKSDLLLVLVTLLAAAGWVFSQEAVRLMPPLLFMSLRFLVAGSLLALAGHRQLRRMSGEQVVRSLRVGLVFGLGMSCWVMGLHFGKHLGEGAFLASLAVVMVPIIARVVFGEVPPPTTWLALPVAVGGLALLSLNGGQFQPEAGQLFFLAAAMIFALYFTLNTRAANSHTVTTARGVLQREKIPVLGLTALALITVGLVTGLLSLLVREPWRPTLTHLHGALAGWLLASALVATAARFFVQTYAQSLSSHSHGVVILVLEPIWVALFAALWFDESMSGTQLAGCGMIFLSLLINRWSAISKLLKQWL
- the murB gene encoding UDP-N-acetylmuramate dehydrogenase, whose amino-acid sequence is MQVRPGCSLDTFNTLRLPARAEWLAEPASDAALVALLCDTRWAGLPRTVIGGGSNLVLRGDIDGLVIRPCLRGLATLSDDGLVEVGAGEEWDSVVARTLAAGWQGLENLSLIPGSCGAAPVQNIGAYGVELGDVLVSLDAVSLRDGEARRFTAAECGFAYRDSRFKSAEAGQWLITRLRLQLRREPELTLGYADLAERFAALPEAARNAQGLREIVCALRRSKLPDPAELPNAGSFFKNPVVDAATLARLRSTWPDIVAYPQPDGRAKLAAGWLIERAGWKGRREGALGMHAQQALVLVNYGGATGADVLAFAQAVRDSVQALFGVTLEQEPVILGRATATA
- a CDS encoding low molecular weight protein-tyrosine-phosphatase; this translates as MTVSILFVCLGNICRSPTAEAVFRQRAAAAGLLEQLRIDSAGTGDWHIGKAPDPRSGEAAGQRGYDLSALRARQVATTDFHHFDYVLAMDHANLHDLQAMRPDGFSGHLGLFMAFHPGPAPTEVPDPYYGGRDGFNTVLDLIEGACDGLLAHLRREHGLG
- the kdsB gene encoding 3-deoxy-manno-octulosonate cytidylyltransferase gives rise to the protein MSFRIVIPARFGASRLPGKPLADIGGKPMVLHVRERCLDSGADEVWVATDDERVAEAVRAQGGDVLMTRADHPSGTDRLQEVAAQLRLTDDDILVNVQGDEPLIPPAVIDQVAANLAAHPGFGIATLCEPITTSEDLFNPNIVKTVFDVHGRALYFSRAPMPWHRDGFAGGDQPDPLPAGQWWRHIGIYAYRVSLLNRYVGWEPAPLERIESLEQLRAMYHGVPVHVQPACEDVPGGVDTQADLERMRALLGGAA
- the lpxK gene encoding tetraacyldisaccharide 4'-kinase; the protein is MKRYLSALVNAAWYDNAPWLAPLWPLGRLTGWVSSRRLRRFRERPPVAPVPVLVVGNVTVGGTGKTPLVAALCQAAADLELSVVVISRGYGARPPAFPWRVTADQSASLCGDEPLLLARLTGVPVIIDPRRRRALEAALALKPDLVISDDGLQHYALPRTAELAVLDGARGLGNGRCLPAGPMREPATRLRQVDYVVINGEPAQAENWPGAVSMQLAPGALVNAATGRQLSLESFTRQYVAAHAVAGIGHPERFFNTLTQAGLQVSPHAFPDHHQYRAGDLDFPGDLPVVMTEKDLVKCNDLLSERLWVLPVRAILPPGFAGEVLRTAIERHTTPD
- the msbA gene encoding lipid A export permease/ATP-binding protein MsbA, whose protein sequence is MSQPPDTTWQTYKRLLQYTRRHWWVLSGSVLGYLIYSGMQPLIAEMMRVITETIENPTPHMVLVICVAPFVINLVQGIGQFLGAYCITWVGQRIVYELRNETFTHVLRLPTREYQQSSSGHLMSKIIYDAQQVTAAGTDAVTVILREGLTVVGLLGYLLYSNWKLTMILFTVGPIIALMVNYMSKRFRVISRRIQGSMGSITQFLGEAIEGNQPVKIFSGQQLEEERFEKASRRFQKQHVKMEVSKVTSTVTVQLVVAIGVGVITYLYIQIMGEAITVGEFLAFIAAVGLIQKPIKQLTDVNVKVQRGVTGAASLFELMDRPPEPDHGTVPLTRARGELEFRDVSFGYVPDAPVVKQLSFRVSPGETVALVGRSGAGKSTIAALVPRFYEPDQGSILLDGRVITDYPMLDLRRQIAMVTQKVVLFNDSIRNNIAYGELRDCTDDEIIRAAKDAYAWDFISKLERGLDTEVGQDGVQLSGGQRQRLAIARALLKDAPILILDEATSALDNESEHFIQQALERVMKGRTTIVIAHRLSTIEKADRILVLDQGRLMESGSHAELIAQNGLYSQLHQMNFADS
- a CDS encoding ExbD/TolR family protein, whose product is MKFRRQRLDEVSVNLTPLIDVVFLLLIFFMVSTTFTRETRLGVVLPEASGLPQAEMTDQVEVVISAAGEYRINGEQLVRADADTLRSALLALSREGTDRPLMITADADSSHQSVVRVMDVAGQLGFVNITITTQEPAAD
- a CDS encoding MotA/TolQ/ExbB proton channel family protein: MLEIVLAGGWMMVPILLCSAVALAIVVERFWSLRPSRLAPAELLGQVRGSWQKNKVDRNYLQALRGNSPLGRILAAGLASGAASRDVSKERIEEAASQEVHDMERFLNTLGTIAAIAPLLGLLGTVIGMIDVFSVIMVQGSGDAGRLAGGISTALITTAAGLSVAIPALFFHRFFVRRVDEITVGMEQAAVQLLDWMHGAEQAPREGKAAS